From a single Natronorubrum tibetense GA33 genomic region:
- a CDS encoding universal stress protein: MASPSDHRVLVPIDVLEGQSVPSTVVEAFGSVPVVLLGYREVPDQTAPEQARDQYGDRVRSELEALRSVFETAGCDVTTRLAFTHDRLKTFERVTVDESCDAVLLCNPAPVLESVLVAIRSDVNVDHIVRLVGTVLEGTDLEVTLLHVASEESRRDAGTELLETAATALAGEGVDASRVDRRLVVDGSPTDAILEAADDHDLLVVGESRPSIRRYVFRDRAERLAKRTVDPVLVIRGEYLEPAADEGDDGIPANDRSASVSVTDVVESVEEGDQRDGAS, from the coding sequence ATGGCTTCGCCCAGTGATCATCGCGTGCTGGTTCCGATCGACGTGCTTGAAGGACAGTCCGTCCCGTCGACGGTCGTCGAGGCCTTCGGGTCGGTCCCGGTCGTCCTGCTCGGCTACCGCGAGGTCCCCGACCAGACCGCTCCCGAACAGGCCCGCGACCAGTACGGCGACCGCGTCCGTAGCGAACTTGAGGCGCTCCGGTCGGTGTTCGAGACGGCCGGCTGTGACGTGACGACGCGACTCGCCTTTACTCACGATCGGTTGAAGACGTTTGAGCGGGTCACAGTCGACGAATCCTGTGACGCCGTCTTGTTGTGCAACCCAGCGCCCGTCCTCGAGTCGGTCCTCGTCGCGATCAGAAGCGATGTCAACGTCGACCACATCGTCCGACTGGTCGGCACCGTCCTCGAGGGGACCGACCTCGAAGTGACCCTGTTGCACGTCGCAAGCGAAGAGTCGCGTCGTGATGCGGGAACGGAACTGCTCGAGACGGCGGCGACCGCACTGGCCGGCGAGGGAGTCGACGCGAGTCGCGTCGACCGCCGGTTGGTCGTCGACGGCTCGCCGACGGATGCCATCCTCGAGGCCGCGGACGACCACGACCTGCTGGTCGTCGGCGAGAGTCGGCCGTCGATCCGTCGGTACGTGTTCCGAGACCGTGCGGAACGGCTCGCAAAGCGGACGGTCGATCCGGTGCTCGTGATTCGCGGGGAGTACCTCGAGCCGGCGGCCGATGAGGGGGACGACGGGATACCAGCGAACGACCGTTCGGCCAGCGTCTCTGTGACCGACGTGGTCGAGTCGGTCGAAGAAGGCGACCAGCGCGACGGAGCGTCTTAG
- a CDS encoding SDR family NAD(P)-dependent oxidoreductase translates to MHEPDFDVAGKTAIVTGASQGIGQAIAETLAASGANVAICSRSMDRVGPVADGINEAADAGDALAVECNVRERDQVQNLVDETVDEFGDIDVLVNNAGGEFVANFEDISANGWETIIDLNLNSTVHCTQLAGEVMREGDGGVIINLSSVNGQHSAPGESHYGASKAAIIRLTETLATEWADDGIRVNCIAPGLIQTPGVAETLGIDSEAMPPREKTDRRIGHPEEIADVAQFLSSPAASFMNGETVTVKGVPRAGNSMAQDLGLE, encoded by the coding sequence ATGCACGAACCGGATTTCGATGTCGCAGGGAAGACCGCGATCGTCACGGGAGCCAGTCAGGGAATCGGACAGGCAATCGCGGAGACGCTCGCCGCGAGCGGGGCGAACGTGGCGATCTGTTCGCGCTCGATGGACCGCGTCGGGCCGGTCGCCGACGGGATCAACGAGGCTGCGGACGCGGGCGACGCCCTCGCCGTCGAGTGTAACGTCCGCGAGCGCGACCAGGTCCAAAATCTGGTCGACGAGACCGTCGACGAGTTCGGCGACATCGACGTGCTGGTCAACAACGCCGGCGGAGAGTTCGTCGCGAACTTCGAGGATATCTCGGCCAACGGCTGGGAAACCATCATCGACCTGAACCTAAACAGCACCGTCCACTGCACGCAACTCGCCGGCGAGGTCATGCGCGAGGGCGACGGTGGCGTCATCATCAACCTCTCTTCCGTCAACGGCCAACACTCGGCACCCGGCGAGAGCCACTACGGCGCGTCGAAAGCGGCGATCATCCGCCTGACGGAGACGCTGGCGACGGAGTGGGCCGACGACGGCATTCGCGTCAACTGTATTGCCCCTGGCCTGATCCAGACCCCAGGCGTCGCCGAGACGCTCGGTATTGACAGCGAGGCGATGCCGCCCCGCGAGAAGACCGACCGACGCATCGGCCACCCCGAGGAGATCGCCGACGTTGCCCAGTTCCTCTCGAGTCCCGCCGCCTCCTTTATGAACGGCGAGACGGTGACGGTGAAGGGCGTCCCGCGGGCCGGCAACTCGATGGCGCAGGATCTGGGGCTCGAGTAG
- the dapA gene encoding 4-hydroxy-tetrahydrodipicolinate synthase: MDLTEALSGITTPLVTPFEDDSSQIDDDALADLIDHLLENGIDGVFPCGTTGEFASLSPEERKRVHELTVEHVDGEVPVLAGAAATTVDEAVEYADHAAEIGADAAVVTEPYFHGPNAPAGNQRFFEAVADRSPIPVLLYNIPPCTGGSIALETITTLAEHENVLGIKDSSGDLEYLLSIIRETPEEFVVLQGYDNLLVPALRMGADGGLNALSNVVPAQYADLYESDDEERGAAIQDAISPLFAACASYGFGPATKTALEYRGVIPSDAVRPPLVEVPDEGRAAIGEAVDGLLESGN, translated from the coding sequence ATGGATCTTACCGAGGCACTTTCCGGAATCACCACACCCCTCGTGACGCCGTTCGAGGACGACTCGAGCCAGATCGACGACGACGCACTCGCCGACTTGATTGACCACCTTCTCGAGAACGGCATCGACGGGGTCTTCCCCTGCGGAACGACGGGCGAGTTTGCCAGTCTCTCCCCCGAAGAACGCAAACGGGTCCACGAACTCACGGTCGAGCACGTCGACGGCGAAGTCCCCGTCCTCGCGGGCGCAGCCGCCACCACGGTCGATGAGGCCGTCGAGTACGCCGATCACGCCGCTGAGATCGGTGCGGACGCCGCCGTCGTCACGGAACCGTACTTCCACGGGCCGAACGCCCCCGCCGGAAATCAACGGTTCTTCGAGGCAGTTGCCGACCGCTCCCCCATTCCGGTTTTGCTCTACAACATCCCGCCCTGCACAGGTGGCTCGATCGCCCTCGAGACGATCACAACACTCGCCGAGCACGAGAACGTCCTCGGAATCAAGGACTCGAGCGGCGATCTCGAGTATCTCCTCTCTATTATCCGTGAGACGCCCGAGGAGTTCGTCGTCCTGCAGGGGTACGACAACCTGCTCGTGCCCGCACTGCGAATGGGTGCTGACGGCGGGCTGAACGCGCTGTCGAACGTCGTCCCCGCACAGTACGCCGACCTGTACGAGAGTGACGACGAGGAACGCGGCGCGGCAATTCAGGACGCCATCTCGCCGCTGTTCGCCGCCTGTGCGAGCTACGGGTTCGGTCCGGCGACGAAGACCGCACTCGAGTATCGCGGTGTGATCCCCTCGGACGCGGTTCGGCCGCCGCTGGTCGAAGTACCCGACGAGGGTCGAGCGGCGATCGGCGAGGCCGTCGACGGGCTGCTCGAGTCAGGAAACTAA
- the rtcA gene encoding RNA 3'-terminal phosphate cyclase — MPTVRELDGANAGGQFVRTALTLSVLTNKPIRIDNVRGDRSTPGLRHQHLAVLETMGELCDADISGAELGAETVSFDPGLESTDGATDWRGRGPGRLPGGEYDIDIGTAGSAILLFDSLLPLATVLDSQLSVTVTGGTDVPFSPPLDYSRYVKLPLLGQLGLTADYEVDRRGFYPDGGGQVTLQLAPSTLEPVDLTERGDLEGVRLYSTESASLADRNVAFRQAEGALERLALDEFGLEVLERRETTVASPSPGTAIVLRLDHGTGVAGFAALGERGKPAERVGEDAADALNRFLEEGGPRPAPVDRHLADQLLVYLALEGGRVRVPEATGHVVSSCELLAEFGATVDVEQVTETVDGETALVSVESPVDL; from the coding sequence ATGCCCACTGTACGCGAACTCGACGGTGCGAACGCTGGCGGACAATTCGTCCGGACCGCGCTCACCCTGTCCGTGCTCACAAACAAGCCTATCCGCATCGACAACGTTCGCGGCGACCGATCGACGCCCGGACTCCGCCATCAGCACCTGGCGGTCCTCGAGACGATGGGCGAGCTCTGCGATGCCGACATCTCGGGGGCAGAACTCGGCGCGGAGACCGTCTCGTTCGATCCCGGTCTCGAGTCGACCGACGGGGCCACCGACTGGCGCGGTCGGGGACCGGGCCGCCTCCCGGGCGGCGAGTACGACATCGATATCGGCACGGCGGGGAGCGCGATACTGCTGTTCGACAGCCTGCTACCGCTCGCGACGGTGCTCGACTCCCAGCTCTCGGTGACGGTCACGGGCGGCACCGACGTGCCGTTCTCGCCGCCGCTGGATTACTCCCGATACGTCAAGCTCCCGCTCTTGGGGCAACTCGGACTGACCGCGGACTACGAGGTCGATCGCCGCGGGTTTTATCCCGACGGCGGCGGGCAGGTGACGCTACAGCTCGCCCCCTCGACCCTCGAGCCGGTCGACCTCACCGAACGCGGGGACCTCGAGGGCGTCCGGCTCTACTCGACCGAGTCGGCGTCGCTCGCGGATCGCAACGTGGCGTTCCGGCAGGCCGAAGGCGCGCTCGAGCGGCTGGCGCTCGACGAGTTCGGACTCGAGGTCCTCGAGCGCCGGGAGACGACGGTCGCGAGCCCGTCTCCCGGCACGGCCATCGTGCTCCGACTCGATCACGGAACGGGCGTCGCCGGTTTCGCCGCGCTCGGCGAACGAGGCAAGCCGGCCGAACGCGTCGGCGAGGATGCAGCGGATGCCCTGAATCGGTTCCTCGAAGAAGGAGGTCCTCGCCCGGCTCCGGTCGACCGCCACCTGGCCGACCAGCTGCTCGTCTACCTTGCCCTCGAGGGCGGCCGCGTTCGGGTTCCGGAAGCGACCGGGCACGTCGTCTCGAGCTGTGAGTTGCTCGCCGAGTTCGGTGCGACGGTCGACGTGGAACAGGTTACAGAGACTGTGGACGGCGAAACAGCCCTCGTCTCGGTCGAGTCTCCCGTCGATCTATAG
- the mutL gene encoding DNA mismatch repair endonuclease MutL: protein MTETPPDTDIRQLDENTVARIAAGEVVERPASAVKELLENSLDADADTVDVTVEEGGTELIRVADDGRGMREADVRAAVREHTTSKIDGLEDLESGVATLGFRGEALHTIGSVSRVTIKSRPRDGDAAGDAGTELVYEGGEVTTVEPTGCPAGTIVEVDDLFYNTPARRKFLKTTATEFAHVNRIVTRYALANPDVAVSLTHDGREVFATTGQGDLQAAVMAVYGREVASAMISLEADGDELPPGPLESVNGLVSHPETNRSSREYLATYVNGRAVTADAIREGIMGAYGTQLGGDRYPFVTLFLEVPGDAVDVNVHPRKREVRFDDDDAVRRQVDAAVESALLEHGLLRSHAPRGRSAPAEARVDPGSAETTKRTASETGSAAEADSESASSADGVAGEGVSATAPSADGSAADGATDATSAEPTAAGPRSSASSSAGDSAGAGSTSPSSASAVAGNSSAEPAPRSSTTDQSNTLSETGSTEGESEATADSAGAASTETSTATRTSSPDPDPARKFAAATEQRTLTGEPATGDETEFDSLPTLRVLGQLDDTYLVCETEDGLALIDQHAADERVNYERLQRAFADDPAAQALASPVELELTAVEAEAFESYREALSRLGFYADRTDDRTVAVTTVPAVLEETLEPERVRDVLASFLEGDRESGAETIDALADEFLGDLACYPSITGNTSLTEGSVVDLLAALDDCENPYACPHGRPVIVQFDAREIEDRFERDYPGHQG from the coding sequence ATGACAGAGACACCACCGGACACCGACATCCGCCAGTTAGACGAGAACACCGTCGCCCGTATCGCCGCCGGCGAGGTCGTCGAACGCCCCGCCAGCGCGGTGAAGGAACTCCTCGAGAACAGCTTAGACGCCGACGCGGACACCGTCGACGTCACCGTCGAGGAGGGCGGCACCGAACTGATCCGGGTCGCCGACGACGGTCGCGGAATGCGCGAGGCCGACGTCCGCGCGGCCGTCCGCGAACATACGACGAGCAAGATCGACGGCCTCGAGGACTTAGAGTCCGGCGTCGCCACTCTCGGCTTCCGGGGCGAGGCGCTGCACACGATCGGCTCCGTCTCGCGAGTGACGATCAAGTCGCGCCCGCGAGACGGAGACGCAGCCGGCGACGCAGGGACGGAACTCGTCTACGAGGGTGGCGAGGTGACGACCGTCGAGCCGACCGGTTGCCCGGCAGGAACGATCGTCGAGGTCGACGACCTCTTCTACAATACGCCCGCACGCCGGAAGTTCCTGAAGACCACGGCGACGGAGTTCGCCCACGTCAACCGTATCGTTACGCGCTACGCCCTCGCCAACCCGGACGTCGCCGTCTCGCTGACCCACGACGGTCGCGAGGTGTTCGCGACGACGGGCCAGGGCGACCTGCAGGCCGCCGTGATGGCCGTCTACGGCCGCGAAGTCGCCTCGGCGATGATTTCTCTCGAGGCCGACGGGGATGAACTCCCGCCCGGCCCGCTCGAGTCCGTCAACGGACTCGTCTCCCACCCCGAGACCAACCGCTCGAGTCGCGAGTATCTCGCCACCTATGTCAACGGCCGGGCGGTCACCGCCGACGCCATCCGCGAGGGGATCATGGGGGCCTACGGCACCCAGCTCGGCGGCGACCGGTATCCATTCGTCACGCTCTTCCTCGAGGTGCCCGGCGACGCCGTCGACGTGAACGTCCACCCCCGAAAGCGGGAGGTCCGCTTCGACGACGATGACGCGGTCCGTCGGCAGGTCGACGCCGCCGTGGAGTCAGCCCTGCTCGAGCACGGACTGCTCCGATCGCACGCCCCGCGGGGTCGGTCCGCCCCTGCGGAGGCGCGAGTCGATCCCGGCTCGGCGGAGACGACCAAGCGGACGGCGAGCGAGACCGGTTCCGCTGCGGAGGCCGACAGTGAGTCCGCGTCGTCCGCGGACGGGGTGGCTGGCGAAGGGGTGTCGGCCACTGCTCCATCAGCCGACGGTTCGGCTGCCGACGGCGCGACGGACGCCACGTCTGCCGAACCAACGGCCGCTGGCCCTAGATCCTCCGCGTCGTCTTCCGCTGGGGATTCTGCAGGCGCAGGTTCGACGTCTCCTTCGAGTGCGTCGGCTGTCGCTGGCAACTCGAGTGCCGAACCCGCGCCCCGTTCGTCGACGACCGATCAGAGCAACACTCTCTCGGAAACTGGCTCGACGGAAGGCGAGTCAGAGGCGACGGCTGATTCGGCCGGGGCGGCGTCTACCGAGACGTCTACGGCAACCCGAACCTCGAGTCCGGACCCCGACCCGGCGCGCAAGTTCGCCGCCGCGACCGAACAGCGCACGCTCACCGGCGAGCCCGCGACCGGTGACGAAACCGAGTTCGACTCGCTGCCCACGCTGCGCGTCCTCGGCCAACTCGACGACACCTACCTCGTCTGCGAGACGGAGGACGGACTCGCCCTGATCGACCAGCACGCCGCCGACGAGCGGGTCAACTACGAACGCCTGCAACGGGCGTTCGCGGACGACCCCGCTGCCCAGGCACTCGCGTCGCCCGTCGAACTCGAGTTGACCGCCGTCGAGGCCGAAGCCTTCGAGAGCTACCGTGAGGCGCTCTCGCGACTGGGGTTCTACGCCGACCGGACCGACGACCGGACGGTGGCCGTGACGACCGTCCCGGCGGTGTTAGAGGAGACGCTCGAGCCCGAACGGGTTCGGGACGTGTTGGCGTCGTTTCTCGAGGGCGACCGCGAGTCGGGCGCGGAAACGATCGACGCGCTGGCCGACGAGTTCCTCGGCGATCTGGCCTGCTATCCCTCGATCACGGGGAACACCTCGCTAACGGAGGGCTCGGTTGTGGACCTGCTCGCGGCGTTAGACGACTGCGAGAATCCCTACGCCTGCCCACACGGACGGCCGGTGATCGTGCAGTTCGACGCACGGGAGATCGAGGATCGGTTCGAACGGGATTATCCGGGCCATCAGGGCTGA
- a CDS encoding MFS transporter translates to MRVWADPLKRRWLLWATLGVVFLLVNVNRLSSAVLAEDLMRAFETTGAQLGTLHAVFFWVYACMQIPTGILADRVGPRRTATAGAAVMNVGAIWFALTDSYLAALGARGLVGLGGSVVFVCILRFCANWYRADEFATMSGLTFAVSGIGGVLATTPLAIAVDSVGWRTAVGGLGVLGLVFTVVVFAVVRDTPSRAGFEPLEGVPGQPTLTNAELRHHLSNVLRDPLIWVVGVMLFCASGVNLTLFGLWGVPYVVQVYDVSVTYASVLTLLGGIGVMVGPPAIGWLSDRLERRGELMVAGGALFVASLGLIAVLGDPPLYVVGIVFFLSGVLLGSFLLGYAVVKDRHPDSASGISTGTVNGAGFFGAAVLPTVMGWALDDYWAGDLVGGTRVYTETGYRIAFGIATLAGVIALCCAIWLYRHEQRNRRRSKGNHSVE, encoded by the coding sequence ATGCGAGTCTGGGCAGACCCCCTCAAACGACGGTGGCTCCTCTGGGCGACGCTCGGGGTCGTCTTCCTGCTCGTCAATGTCAATCGACTCTCGTCGGCGGTGCTCGCGGAGGACCTCATGCGCGCGTTCGAAACGACGGGCGCACAGCTGGGGACGCTCCACGCCGTCTTTTTCTGGGTATACGCGTGCATGCAGATTCCGACGGGGATCCTCGCGGATCGTGTCGGGCCCCGACGGACGGCGACGGCCGGTGCGGCGGTGATGAACGTCGGCGCAATCTGGTTTGCGCTGACGGACAGCTACCTCGCCGCGCTCGGGGCTCGCGGATTGGTCGGTCTCGGCGGGAGCGTCGTCTTCGTCTGCATTCTGCGATTCTGTGCGAACTGGTACCGCGCCGACGAGTTCGCGACGATGAGCGGCCTCACATTCGCCGTCTCCGGGATCGGCGGCGTCCTCGCGACCACGCCGCTCGCTATCGCCGTCGACAGCGTCGGCTGGCGAACGGCCGTCGGCGGACTGGGCGTCCTCGGACTCGTCTTCACTGTCGTCGTCTTCGCCGTCGTCCGCGACACGCCGAGCCGGGCCGGTTTCGAGCCGCTCGAGGGCGTTCCCGGCCAACCTACGCTGACGAACGCCGAACTCAGACATCACTTGTCGAACGTCCTCCGAGACCCCCTGATCTGGGTCGTCGGCGTCATGCTCTTTTGTGCGAGCGGCGTGAACCTCACCCTTTTCGGGCTCTGGGGTGTCCCCTACGTCGTGCAGGTGTACGACGTCTCGGTCACGTACGCCTCCGTCCTCACCCTGCTCGGCGGCATCGGCGTGATGGTCGGGCCGCCGGCGATCGGCTGGCTCTCGGATCGACTCGAGCGACGGGGCGAGTTGATGGTCGCCGGCGGGGCGTTGTTCGTCGCCAGTCTGGGACTGATCGCCGTCCTCGGCGACCCGCCGCTTTATGTCGTCGGAATCGTCTTTTTCCTGAGTGGCGTCCTGTTGGGCTCGTTCCTGCTCGGCTATGCGGTCGTCAAGGATCGACACCCCGACAGCGCAAGCGGTATCTCGACGGGGACGGTCAACGGGGCGGGCTTCTTCGGCGCGGCGGTCCTTCCGACAGTGATGGGCTGGGCGTTAGACGACTACTGGGCGGGCGACCTCGTCGGCGGCACCCGCGTCTACACCGAGACGGGCTACCGGATCGCGTTCGGCATCGCTACGCTCGCCGGTGTGATCGCCCTCTGTTGTGCGATCTGGCTCTATCGCCACGAGCAGCGGAACCGTCGGCGAAGTAAGGGAAACCACTCGGTAGAATAG
- the mutS gene encoding DNA mismatch repair protein MutS, protein MTEATGIVGEFFSLKEETDADVLAMQCGDFYEFFGDDAELVSDELDLKVSQKSSHGSSYPMAGVPLKDLTPYLKALVERGYRVAVADQYETESGHAREVVRVVTPGTLLETSDADAQYLAAIVDGGTNGFDSRGSSAAGDGYGLAFADVTTGRFLVADAEDADDALTELYRFAPVEVLPGPAARGDDELLNQVRERVDAALTLHETESFAPKRAAHTVREQFGRETVERLSVDESTLAAAGAILAYVEETGTGVLASMTRIQAHHGDDHVTLDATTQRNLELTETMQGDADGSLFDTIDHTETSAGGRLLKEWLQRPRRSLETLERRQKSIAALSSAALARDELQDALGDAYDLARLASKASHGSADARDLLAVGETLAVLPALAGTIDSAPDLADSPLTEIVNRPDREAAAALRGTLEETIADDPPSTVTQGGLLQRGYDDELDEVIDRHEEVEGWLDGLADREKRQYGLSHVTVDRNKTDGYYIQVGKSAADGVPDHYEEIKTLKNSKRFTTDELEEKEREVLRLEERRGDLEYELFEELREDVASHAELLQDVGRTLATVDALSSLATHAAENRWVKPDLHRGDRLEIEQGRHPVVEQTTEFVPNDVGMNENRNFLVVTGPNMSGKSTYMRQVACIVLLAQVGSFVPAKEAEVGLVDGIFTRVGALDELAQGRSTFMVEMSELSNILHTATEESLVILDEVGRGTATYDGISIAWAATEYLHNEVQAKTLFATHYHELTGLAEKLPRVANVHVAADERDGDVTFLRTVRDGPTDRSYGIHVADLAGVPDPVVERSRDVLERLREEKAIEAKGGGSSEPVQTVFDLGDGQFRGPANADGGEPDAGSETLDPETERVLEDLETLDVNTTPPIELVSKVQRLQERLEDDD, encoded by the coding sequence ATGACCGAGGCGACGGGTATCGTCGGGGAGTTCTTCTCGCTCAAGGAGGAGACCGACGCCGACGTGCTGGCGATGCAGTGTGGCGACTTCTACGAGTTTTTTGGCGACGACGCCGAACTCGTTAGCGACGAACTCGATTTGAAAGTCTCCCAGAAATCCTCTCACGGCTCGTCGTATCCCATGGCCGGCGTCCCGCTGAAAGACCTCACACCCTATCTCAAGGCGCTCGTCGAACGCGGCTACCGGGTCGCCGTCGCCGATCAGTACGAGACGGAATCGGGCCACGCCCGCGAAGTCGTCCGCGTCGTGACCCCGGGAACGCTGCTCGAGACCAGCGACGCCGACGCCCAGTATCTCGCGGCCATCGTCGACGGCGGCACGAACGGGTTCGACAGTCGGGGCTCGAGCGCGGCTGGCGACGGCTACGGCCTCGCGTTCGCCGACGTGACGACGGGCCGATTCCTCGTGGCCGACGCCGAGGACGCCGACGACGCGCTGACGGAACTGTACCGGTTCGCTCCCGTCGAGGTGTTGCCCGGACCCGCGGCTCGAGGCGACGACGAACTACTGAATCAAGTCCGTGAGCGGGTCGACGCAGCACTCACGCTCCACGAAACCGAGAGCTTCGCGCCGAAACGGGCGGCCCACACCGTTCGCGAGCAGTTCGGGCGGGAGACCGTCGAGCGACTCTCGGTCGACGAGTCGACCCTCGCGGCCGCCGGAGCGATTCTGGCCTACGTCGAGGAGACCGGCACGGGGGTGCTCGCCTCGATGACCCGCATTCAGGCCCACCACGGCGACGACCACGTCACGCTGGACGCGACCACGCAGCGAAATCTCGAGTTAACCGAGACCATGCAGGGCGACGCCGATGGGTCGCTGTTCGACACGATCGATCACACCGAAACCAGCGCCGGCGGTCGGCTGTTGAAGGAGTGGTTGCAGCGGCCGCGGCGGTCCCTCGAGACCCTCGAGCGACGCCAGAAGAGCATCGCCGCGCTCTCGTCGGCGGCGCTGGCGCGCGACGAGTTACAGGATGCACTCGGCGACGCCTACGACCTGGCGCGGCTGGCCTCGAAGGCGAGCCACGGCAGCGCGGACGCTCGCGACCTGCTCGCCGTAGGGGAGACGCTGGCCGTCCTTCCGGCGTTGGCCGGGACCATCGATTCCGCTCCGGATCTCGCCGACTCGCCGTTGACCGAGATCGTGAATCGCCCGGATCGCGAGGCTGCCGCAGCACTGCGGGGAACGCTCGAGGAGACCATCGCCGACGATCCGCCGTCGACCGTGACCCAGGGCGGGCTTCTCCAGCGAGGCTACGACGACGAACTCGACGAGGTGATCGACCGTCACGAGGAGGTCGAGGGATGGCTCGACGGCCTCGCCGACCGCGAGAAGCGCCAGTACGGGCTGAGCCACGTCACCGTCGATCGGAACAAGACCGACGGCTACTACATCCAGGTCGGCAAGTCGGCGGCCGACGGCGTCCCGGACCACTACGAGGAGATCAAGACGCTCAAGAACTCGAAACGGTTTACGACCGACGAACTGGAGGAAAAAGAGCGCGAAGTCCTGCGTCTGGAGGAACGACGCGGCGACCTCGAGTACGAACTCTTCGAGGAACTGCGCGAGGACGTGGCCAGCCATGCGGAGTTGCTGCAAGACGTCGGCCGAACGCTGGCGACCGTCGACGCGCTCTCGAGTCTGGCAACGCACGCGGCGGAAAATCGGTGGGTAAAGCCCGACCTCCATCGGGGGGACCGCCTCGAGATCGAACAGGGTCGCCACCCGGTGGTCGAGCAGACGACGGAGTTCGTCCCCAATGACGTGGGGATGAACGAGAACCGAAACTTCCTCGTCGTCACGGGTCCCAACATGTCCGGGAAGTCGACCTACATGCGACAGGTCGCCTGTATCGTCCTGCTCGCACAGGTCGGGAGTTTTGTCCCCGCCAAGGAGGCCGAGGTCGGGCTGGTCGACGGCATCTTCACCCGCGTTGGCGCGCTCGACGAACTCGCGCAGGGCCGTTCGACGTTCATGGTCGAGATGAGCGAGCTCTCGAACATCCTTCACACGGCGACCGAGGAGTCGCTGGTCATTTTAGACGAGGTTGGGCGGGGAACCGCGACCTACGACGGGATTTCCATCGCGTGGGCTGCGACCGAGTATCTGCACAACGAGGTGCAGGCGAAGACCCTATTCGCCACCCACTACCACGAACTGACCGGGCTGGCCGAGAAGCTCCCGCGGGTCGCCAACGTCCACGTCGCGGCGGACGAACGCGACGGCGACGTGACCTTCCTTCGGACGGTCCGAGACGGTCCCACCGACCGTTCCTACGGGATCCACGTCGCCGATCTGGCTGGGGTCCCCGACCCGGTCGTCGAGCGCTCGAGGGACGTGCTCGAGCGCCTGCGCGAGGAGAAGGCCATCGAGGCGAAGGGAGGCGGCTCGAGCGAGCCCGTCCAGACGGTGTTCGACCTCGGCGACGGCCAGTTCCGCGGACCGGCGAACGCCGACGGCGGAGAGCCAGACGCGGGAAGCGAGACTCTCGACCCCGAGACCGAACGAGTACTCGAGGACCTCGAAACGCTCGACGTCAACACGACGCCACCGATCGAACTCGTCTCGAAAGTACAGCGGTTACAGGAGCGACTCGAGGACGACGACTAG
- the kdgK1 gene encoding bifunctional 2-dehydro-3-deoxygluconokinase/2-dehydro-3-deoxygalactonokinase: protein MSDIVTFGETMLRLSPPDSERLESATEFEVHAGGAESNVAIAADRLGATATWLSKVPETPLGRRVVGEIRRHGIETDVVWSHRGRQGTYYLEQAGEPRGTNVIYDRENTAISTAEAREFDIERIQNARVFFTTGITPALSSTLRETTANMLKAARQGGTTTAFDFNYRNKLWSPDDARETLTRLFPGIDVLVIAARDARTVLGFEGDPRQLAHKLGSQYDFTTVIVTRGSEGAIGWHDSVVHDQEAYETETVSPIGTGDAFTGAFIARRLHGEDVPTALEYAAATAAIKRTIPGDVALLSKDEVDAVVKDGGTALSR from the coding sequence GTGAGCGATATCGTTACCTTCGGCGAGACGATGCTCCGACTGTCGCCGCCGGACAGCGAGCGACTCGAGAGCGCGACCGAGTTCGAGGTTCACGCGGGCGGTGCGGAGAGTAACGTCGCCATCGCGGCGGATCGACTGGGCGCGACGGCGACCTGGCTGTCGAAAGTTCCGGAGACGCCGCTGGGCCGGCGCGTCGTCGGCGAGATCCGTCGGCACGGGATCGAAACCGACGTCGTCTGGAGCCACCGCGGCCGACAGGGAACGTACTACCTCGAGCAGGCGGGCGAGCCCCGCGGGACGAACGTGATCTACGACCGCGAGAACACCGCCATCTCGACGGCGGAAGCTCGAGAGTTCGACATCGAGCGAATTCAGAACGCCCGCGTCTTCTTTACGACGGGAATCACGCCCGCGCTCTCCTCGACGCTGCGCGAGACGACAGCAAACATGCTCAAGGCGGCCCGACAGGGCGGGACGACCACCGCCTTCGACTTCAACTACCGAAACAAGCTCTGGTCGCCCGATGATGCTCGAGAGACGCTGACGCGCCTGTTCCCCGGGATCGACGTCCTCGTCATCGCCGCCCGCGACGCCCGGACCGTCCTCGGCTTCGAGGGCGACCCGCGCCAACTCGCGCACAAACTCGGTTCACAGTACGACTTCACCACCGTCATCGTCACCCGCGGCTCGGAGGGGGCGATCGGCTGGCACGATAGCGTGGTCCACGACCAGGAGGCCTACGAGACCGAGACCGTCTCCCCGATCGGTACCGGCGACGCCTTCACCGGCGCGTTCATCGCCCGCCGCCTGCACGGCGAGGACGTCCCCACGGCGCTCGAATACGCGGCGGCGACGGCGGCGATCAAGCGGACGATCCCCGGCGACGTGGCGCTCCTCTCCAAGGACGAGGTCGACGCCGTCGTCAAGGACGGCGGAACGGCGCTGTCGCGGTAA